In one window of Tumebacillus algifaecis DNA:
- a CDS encoding SRPBCC family protein: MARVTCEVVIAAPVEAVWNVMQNPSRRGEWDFRITGGRFTKEGYPMKGAAFVTTGRLMWPYSFEMEYLTVTPYRQTVVRLVKTHGVPVASGAGSWTYLRDGANTVVRTAFRFELKQPWRFLFDPWLMQPAMYLVTRRSLWKLKRLIESKKVPFA, translated from the coding sequence ATGGCGCGAGTCACCTGTGAAGTGGTGATCGCAGCTCCTGTGGAAGCAGTATGGAACGTGATGCAGAACCCATCGCGGCGCGGGGAATGGGATTTTCGCATCACGGGCGGGCGCTTCACCAAGGAAGGCTATCCGATGAAGGGCGCTGCGTTTGTGACGACAGGACGTTTGATGTGGCCTTATTCGTTTGAGATGGAATATTTGACGGTGACTCCTTATCGGCAGACGGTGGTCAGATTGGTCAAAACGCATGGCGTGCCGGTCGCATCGGGTGCCGGGTCGTGGACGTATCTGCGCGACGGAGCGAACACGGTGGTGCGGACGGCGTTTCGGTTTGAATTGAAGCAGCCGTGGCGATTTTTGTTCGATCCGTGGTTGATGCAGCCTGCGATGTACCTCGTGACACGGAGATCGCTGTGGAAATTGAAAAGATTGATCGAGTCGAAAAAAGTTCCTTTCGCCTGA
- the megL gene encoding methionine gamma-lyase produces the protein MNVKKDEKGFSTRCIQPNGEQVDAFGSLVPPIYMSSTFVFPSAEAGGARFAGTENGMIYSRLGNPTVEALERTVAELEGGEAGVAFGSGMGAISAVVLAMVESGDHVLCSDGLYGCTFGFLTLLKRKFQVDFSLAEMVDEAALRRAMRPQTKVVFVESPINPTMKLVDLEMVSRVAHEYGAQVVVDNTFLTPYLQRPLELGCDVVVHSATKYLGGHGDLLGGVAVGRTDFMEEMRMSTLKDLGAVMSPMDAWLILRGLKTLPLRMERHCANAERVALFLQQHPKVNKVLFPGLDDFPQQELAAKQMKGPGGMISFEVESLEAGGTVMNAVRVAKLAVSLGETTTLISHPASMTHAVIPAEVRQQEMGIADGLIRLSVGLEDAQDVIADLEQALGKL, from the coding sequence ATGAATGTGAAGAAGGACGAAAAAGGGTTTTCGACGCGTTGCATTCAGCCAAACGGTGAACAGGTGGACGCTTTTGGATCGTTGGTGCCGCCGATCTACATGAGCTCGACGTTTGTGTTTCCCTCGGCCGAAGCGGGCGGGGCGAGATTTGCGGGAACAGAGAACGGGATGATCTATTCGCGCTTGGGCAACCCGACGGTGGAGGCGTTGGAACGGACGGTTGCTGAGCTTGAGGGCGGCGAGGCCGGAGTGGCCTTTGGATCGGGGATGGGCGCGATTTCGGCGGTGGTGCTGGCGATGGTGGAGTCGGGCGATCATGTGCTGTGTTCGGATGGATTGTATGGGTGTACGTTCGGTTTCTTGACGCTGTTGAAACGGAAGTTTCAGGTTGATTTTTCGCTGGCGGAGATGGTGGATGAGGCCGCACTACGCCGCGCGATGCGACCACAGACCAAGGTGGTGTTTGTAGAGTCGCCAATCAATCCGACGATGAAGTTGGTCGATTTGGAGATGGTGTCGCGAGTGGCGCATGAGTATGGCGCACAGGTGGTAGTGGACAATACGTTTCTAACCCCGTATTTGCAAAGGCCATTGGAGCTCGGGTGTGATGTGGTCGTGCATTCGGCGACGAAGTATCTGGGTGGTCATGGTGATTTGCTGGGCGGAGTGGCGGTGGGGCGAACGGATTTTATGGAGGAAATGCGGATGTCTACGCTCAAAGATCTGGGAGCGGTGATGTCACCGATGGATGCGTGGTTGATCTTGCGGGGGTTGAAGACACTGCCGCTTCGGATGGAGCGCCATTGTGCCAATGCGGAGCGGGTGGCGCTGTTTTTGCAACAACATCCGAAGGTGAACAAGGTGCTTTTTCCTGGGCTGGACGATTTTCCACAGCAAGAGTTGGCCGCCAAGCAGATGAAGGGGCCGGGCGGGATGATCTCGTTTGAAGTCGAGTCGCTGGAGGCAGGGGGTACGGTGATGAATGCGGTGCGAGTGGCGAAGTTGGCGGTGAGCTTGGGTGAGACGACGACGCTCATCTCCCACCCGGCCTCGATGACGCATGCGGTGATTCCAGCAGAAGTACGACAGCAGGAGATGGGGATTGCCGATGGTTTGATTCGGCTGTCGGTAGGATTGGAGGATGCTCAGGATGTGATTGCTGATTTGGAGCAGGCGCTTGGCAAGTTGTAA
- a CDS encoding GNAT family N-acetyltransferase, with protein sequence MVTLRPVEMQDVDTLYRFRMDEEVMFWASGGFAEAMHTRGQIEEMVKAQTSGDSGRVFVIEAIKNGEPVVIGQISFRDYNRINRNVTIGMLIGDRDFWGRGYGTDALEQFVRMLFTRYAAHRISMDTFVDNKRAIRCYEKCGFAVEGVRREAMWTMNGHRDQVMMGLLRADWLKRQEDKPYYLES encoded by the coding sequence ATGGTGACCTTGCGACCTGTGGAAATGCAGGATGTGGATACGTTGTATCGCTTTCGGATGGATGAGGAAGTGATGTTTTGGGCTTCTGGTGGATTTGCCGAGGCGATGCATACGCGCGGACAGATTGAGGAGATGGTCAAAGCTCAAACGTCGGGTGATTCAGGGCGTGTGTTTGTGATCGAGGCCATTAAGAACGGGGAGCCTGTCGTCATCGGGCAGATCTCGTTTCGGGATTATAACCGCATCAATCGGAATGTGACGATCGGGATGTTGATTGGCGATCGCGATTTTTGGGGCCGTGGTTATGGAACGGATGCCCTCGAGCAGTTTGTGCGGATGCTGTTCACCCGCTATGCGGCCCATCGAATTTCGATGGACACGTTCGTTGATAACAAGCGGGCGATTCGCTGCTATGAGAAGTGCGGATTTGCTGTGGAAGGCGTGCGTCGCGAGGCGATGTGGACGATGAACGGACATCGAGATCAGGTGATGATGGGCTTGTTGCGTGCAGATTGGCTGAAGCGACAAGAGGATAAACCGTATTATTTGGAATCGTAA
- a CDS encoding ABC transporter ATP-binding protein: MGRFYTNYDWGQNGKKPELKKESLVRIYRYFLPYWKFLIWVVTCILVAAGLALLQPLFIKWIVDTAIPDGDLWLLNLLAVSMVTAAILQGLVGVMQTYLNTRIGQGVMFDIRNQMYGHLHRMSIRFFTSTKTGDIMSRVNNDVNGLQQVVTDTIAQSLNNVLISVTTLITMFLLDWRLALVSILLLPLFILPTRKVGKLNYDAKKQTQVRMSELSSLMQETLSVSGALLVKSFVRQDDEVRKFAGINRELMRLQIRQSMIGRWFFMFVGIISTAGPAIIYWYGGHLVIDENITLGTVIAFTAFLNRLYGPVAALANIQVNILGSVALFERLFEYLDLPLEIEEKPNARKLQDVQGRIDFQHVTFRYQAERDVVRDLSFTIEPGQVVALVGPSGSGKTTVSNLIPRLYDPTEGRVLLDGQDLRDLELKSIGEQIGMVTQETFLFHASIRDNLRYGKPDASDEEVIAAAKAAHIHELIQSLPEGYDTVVGERGHKLSGGEKQRMAIARVLLKGPKILILDEATSALDSHSEHGIQMALDELMSQRSRTSLVIAHRLSTILAADQILVLEEGRLVEAGYHEELLAQNGLYASLYRQQFEGDGDLALDGKRRAVRIGVKQGEFE, encoded by the coding sequence ATGGGACGTTTTTATACAAATTATGATTGGGGACAAAACGGCAAGAAACCGGAGTTGAAAAAAGAGTCGCTGGTGCGAATCTATCGGTATTTTCTGCCGTACTGGAAGTTTTTGATTTGGGTGGTCACCTGCATTTTGGTGGCGGCGGGACTGGCCTTGCTACAGCCGTTGTTTATCAAATGGATCGTGGATACGGCGATCCCAGATGGGGACCTGTGGCTGCTCAACCTGCTGGCCGTCTCGATGGTGACGGCAGCGATTTTGCAGGGATTGGTCGGTGTGATGCAGACCTACCTCAACACGCGGATCGGGCAGGGTGTGATGTTCGACATACGCAACCAGATGTACGGTCATCTGCATCGGATGTCGATTCGCTTCTTTACCTCGACGAAGACGGGGGACATCATGTCGCGGGTCAACAACGATGTGAACGGGCTGCAACAGGTGGTGACCGATACGATCGCCCAATCACTGAACAACGTGTTGATTTCGGTGACGACGCTGATCACGATGTTTCTGCTCGACTGGCGTTTGGCGCTGGTTTCCATCCTCTTGCTCCCGTTGTTCATCTTGCCGACGCGCAAGGTGGGGAAACTGAACTATGATGCGAAAAAACAGACGCAGGTGCGCATGAGCGAGCTTTCGTCGCTAATGCAGGAGACGTTGTCCGTGTCGGGTGCGCTTTTGGTCAAATCGTTTGTGCGGCAAGATGATGAAGTTCGCAAATTTGCAGGGATCAATCGCGAACTGATGCGTCTGCAGATCAGGCAGAGCATGATCGGGCGCTGGTTCTTTATGTTTGTCGGGATCATCTCGACGGCGGGGCCAGCGATCATCTACTGGTATGGCGGGCATTTGGTCATCGATGAGAACATCACGCTCGGCACGGTGATCGCCTTTACAGCATTTCTGAATCGCCTGTACGGGCCAGTGGCAGCGCTGGCGAACATTCAGGTCAACATCTTGGGCTCGGTCGCGCTGTTTGAGCGGCTGTTTGAGTATTTGGATCTGCCCCTCGAGATTGAGGAAAAGCCAAATGCGCGCAAACTACAGGATGTGCAGGGGCGCATCGACTTTCAGCACGTGACGTTCCGCTATCAGGCGGAGCGAGATGTGGTTCGCGACCTGTCGTTCACGATTGAGCCCGGTCAGGTGGTGGCGCTTGTCGGACCGAGTGGGTCGGGCAAGACGACAGTGTCCAATCTGATCCCGCGGTTGTATGATCCGACAGAGGGCCGCGTACTGCTCGATGGGCAGGACTTGCGTGACCTGGAGCTGAAGTCGATCGGGGAGCAGATCGGTATGGTGACACAGGAGACGTTCTTGTTCCATGCCTCGATTCGGGACAACCTCCGCTATGGCAAGCCGGATGCGAGCGATGAGGAAGTGATCGCAGCCGCCAAAGCTGCACACATTCATGAGCTGATCCAGTCGTTGCCAGAAGGGTATGACACGGTGGTCGGCGAGCGCGGGCACAAGCTGTCTGGCGGCGAGAAACAGCGGATGGCCATCGCGCGTGTGCTTTTGAAAGGGCCGAAAATTTTGATTCTCGATGAAGCGACGTCGGCGCTCGATTCCCATTCGGAACATGGGATTCAGATGGCGCTCGATGAGTTGATGAGCCAAAGGTCGCGGACATCGCTGGTGATCGCACACCGCCTGTCCACGATTCTAGCGGCAGATCAGATTCTGGTGCTGGAAGAGGGGCGTTTGGTGGAAGCAGGGTATCATGAGGAGCTCTTGGCGCAAAATGGTTTGTATGCCAGCTTGTATCGGCAGCAGTTTGAAGGCGATGGGGACTTGGCGCTGGATGGTAAACGGAGAGCTGTGCGAATAGGAGTGAAACAGGGTGAATTCGAATGA
- a CDS encoding sulfite oxidase-like oxidoreductase, whose translation MNSNDNKDRVPPGQYLTEKWPVLHAGTVPRIDLDTWEFRIFGLVDQERVLTWEEFNALPAYRSTSDIHCVTTWSRLDNTWDGVAFRDVMNLVQVHPDAKFVVIHAEEGWKTNLPLADLLLDDVLFAHSHDGEVLTPNHGWPLRLVVPHLYFWKSAKWVRGIEFVADDVPGFWEERGYHLYADPWLEQRYRDDPEWEYGEKNTDQYYEQVARRIRLHEQKKAQQGQQE comes from the coding sequence GTGAATTCGAATGATAACAAAGATCGAGTGCCGCCAGGGCAGTATTTGACCGAAAAGTGGCCGGTACTGCATGCGGGCACGGTGCCGCGAATCGACTTGGATACGTGGGAATTTCGCATTTTTGGCCTTGTGGATCAGGAAAGGGTGCTGACGTGGGAAGAGTTTAATGCGCTTCCTGCTTACCGTTCGACGTCAGATATTCACTGTGTGACAACCTGGTCGCGGCTGGATAACACGTGGGATGGAGTGGCGTTTCGCGATGTGATGAATCTTGTCCAGGTCCATCCGGACGCGAAGTTTGTGGTGATCCATGCCGAAGAGGGCTGGAAGACCAATCTACCACTTGCCGACCTGTTGCTCGATGATGTGCTGTTTGCCCATTCGCATGATGGAGAAGTGTTGACGCCCAACCACGGCTGGCCGTTGCGTTTGGTCGTGCCGCACTTGTATTTCTGGAAGAGCGCGAAATGGGTGCGCGGGATTGAGTTTGTGGCCGATGACGTACCGGGCTTCTGGGAGGAGCGCGGGTACCATCTGTATGCCGACCCGTGGCTGGAACAGCGTTACCGAGATGATCCGGAGTGGGAGTACGGCGAAAAGAACACCGATCAGTATTATGAGCAGGTGGCGCGGCGGATTCGCCTGCATGAGCAGAAAAAAGCGCAGCAAGGGCAGCAGGAGTAG
- a CDS encoding YolD-like family protein, whose translation MNRGNKLWEGHRMILPEHRARLLERETVPCQLPVMTEDMQEEIEYRVQEAMVHRKALRFVVGESDGEHTVEGRVVAYKPDTRSLQISNEWGKFLLPIQNIVRVF comes from the coding sequence ATGAACCGTGGAAACAAGCTTTGGGAAGGTCACCGCATGATACTGCCTGAACACCGTGCCCGCCTCTTGGAACGAGAGACGGTGCCGTGCCAATTGCCGGTCATGACCGAAGACATGCAGGAAGAGATCGAATACCGGGTTCAGGAAGCGATGGTGCACCGCAAAGCACTGCGATTTGTCGTCGGTGAATCGGATGGCGAGCACACCGTAGAAGGTCGGGTTGTCGCCTACAAGCCGGATACGCGAAGCTTGCAGATCAGCAATGAATGGGGCAAGTTTCTGCTCCCGATCCAAAACATCGTACGCGTTTTCTAA
- a CDS encoding DUF2225 domain-containing protein encodes MNFTDAFYDRKITCPLCSQGYTTKKVLSKAIKALHVEGDFYATYSIVNPNYYAINVCPDCGYAFLDKTKPKITSYKRELYRQQVGSRWVSREYGGMRSIEQALVSFKLALFCAQFMGEPERTIGGLCLQVAWLYREMDDLAQEQRFLREALHFYTHAYEYDRMIDTDGRIIYLLGELHRRLSEQKEAVKYFQQVISDKQALPKYVKLARTQWALMREKQQVTS; translated from the coding sequence ATGAATTTTACAGATGCCTTCTATGACCGGAAGATTACGTGCCCGCTATGTTCGCAGGGTTATACTACGAAAAAAGTCCTGTCCAAAGCGATTAAAGCGCTACATGTGGAAGGTGACTTTTACGCAACTTATAGCATCGTGAATCCTAATTACTATGCGATCAATGTATGTCCTGACTGTGGATACGCTTTCTTGGACAAAACGAAGCCGAAGATCACGTCCTATAAACGCGAGCTCTACCGTCAGCAAGTCGGATCGCGTTGGGTGTCTCGCGAGTACGGCGGTATGCGTTCGATCGAACAGGCGTTGGTCTCCTTCAAGCTGGCCTTGTTTTGCGCACAATTTATGGGCGAGCCGGAGCGCACCATCGGCGGGCTTTGTCTACAAGTGGCTTGGCTGTACCGGGAGATGGACGATCTGGCGCAGGAGCAGCGTTTTTTGCGTGAGGCACTTCATTTTTACACGCATGCTTATGAATACGACCGGATGATCGATACGGATGGGCGCATCATCTATCTGCTTGGCGAGTTGCACCGCAGACTCAGCGAGCAGAAGGAAGCGGTGAAATATTTTCAACAGGTAATCAGCGACAAGCAAGCGCTGCCGAAGTATGTGAAGCTCGCTCGCACCCAATGGGCGCTGATGCGAGAAAAGCAACAGGTGACCAGTTGA
- the gabT gene encoding 4-aminobutyrate--2-oxoglutarate transaminase: protein MKHIQLVTELPGPRSQDLLQRMETSVAKAKVDRTLIPTIIKEATGALITDIDGNTFIDLAGGVGVLNVGHSHPLVVDAIREAALNFTHTDLTVVPYESYILLAEKLCNRAPGSDPKKACFLNSGAEAVESAVKIARKATGRRGIICFEGAFHGRTLMALSLTSKVKPYKEGMGPFAPDVFRVPFPYSYRWPGFPNDEAVCSAAFEQFKRAFTTQVAPSETAAVILEPIQGEAGFIVPPPGFLQLVQDFCREHGILLIADEVQTGFGRTGEFFASDHFGIEPDLITVGKSIAAGLPLSGVIGRAELMDAAGDGAVGGTYVGNPVACSAALAVLDIYDQENLGDRAVQIGHQLQQRLQKLATNSPLVGEIRGVGAMTAFELVRDHETREPATDETAAIIQKCLQRGVIIFKAGLYGNVIRFLLPLVITPEQLDEALDVIEQAVMEVTAEMYTTR, encoded by the coding sequence GTGAAGCATATTCAACTGGTCACTGAACTTCCGGGCCCTCGCTCGCAAGATCTTTTACAACGGATGGAAACTTCTGTCGCCAAAGCCAAAGTAGACCGCACGTTGATACCCACCATCATCAAAGAAGCCACTGGGGCGCTGATCACAGATATCGATGGCAACACATTTATCGATCTGGCCGGCGGTGTTGGTGTCTTAAATGTGGGCCACAGCCATCCGCTCGTCGTGGATGCGATCCGCGAAGCCGCGTTGAATTTCACACACACCGACTTGACGGTGGTGCCTTACGAATCCTATATCCTTCTTGCCGAAAAATTATGCAACCGCGCCCCCGGTTCCGACCCGAAAAAAGCTTGCTTCCTCAATTCAGGAGCAGAAGCGGTTGAAAGCGCGGTTAAAATTGCACGCAAAGCAACAGGTCGCCGCGGGATTATCTGTTTTGAAGGTGCTTTTCATGGCCGCACATTGATGGCGCTGTCCTTGACCAGCAAAGTCAAACCTTACAAAGAAGGCATGGGCCCGTTCGCACCTGACGTATTCCGCGTGCCCTTCCCTTATTCCTACCGCTGGCCAGGCTTCCCGAATGACGAAGCGGTCTGCAGCGCTGCGTTTGAACAATTCAAACGCGCCTTCACCACTCAAGTAGCACCATCAGAAACAGCAGCGGTCATCCTCGAACCGATCCAAGGTGAGGCTGGCTTTATCGTGCCACCGCCAGGCTTTTTGCAATTGGTTCAAGACTTCTGCCGCGAACATGGCATCCTGCTGATCGCCGATGAAGTGCAAACTGGCTTTGGCCGCACTGGCGAATTTTTCGCCTCCGACCACTTTGGCATCGAACCTGACCTGATCACCGTCGGCAAATCGATCGCCGCAGGTCTTCCGCTCTCCGGCGTGATCGGACGCGCGGAGTTGATGGACGCAGCGGGCGACGGTGCTGTTGGTGGCACGTATGTCGGCAACCCGGTCGCTTGCTCGGCAGCCCTCGCCGTACTCGACATTTACGACCAAGAAAACTTGGGCGACCGCGCCGTGCAGATCGGCCATCAGTTGCAGCAACGCCTGCAAAAACTCGCTACCAATTCACCTTTGGTCGGCGAAATTCGCGGCGTTGGCGCGATGACCGCTTTTGAGCTGGTACGCGATCACGAGACACGTGAACCTGCGACCGATGAAACGGCCGCCATCATTCAAAAATGCCTGCAACGCGGTGTCATCATCTTTAAAGCTGGCTTGTACGGCAATGTCATTCGATTCCTGCTCCCGCTCGTGATCACACCTGAGCAACTGGACGAAGCGCTTGACGTCATCGAACAGGCGGTGATGGAAGTCACGGCCGAGATGTACACAACGCGATAG
- a CDS encoding DUF72 domain-containing protein yields the protein MRQVLCGTCAWGDHEDFYPKKVKPNERLEYYAKYFPLVEVDSSFYAIPNPKYVERWAATTGSAFTFNMKAYKGMTGHERTLDPKQRQELFPLYRHAIQPMVEAGKLGALLFQLPPWYVLNRENVDYLRRCRDFFHDLTVAVEFRHRSWFDGEMREKTLQFLRREEIVNTIVDEPQVGDASIPAVVEVTESSLALVRFHGRNEETWYIKDAKHAGERFRYHYRKEELAEWVPQVAELKGKAQRVHLLMNNNFSNYAVQNAFDMMELLGQEVERAPLSTDQLDLFSSAEDFS from the coding sequence ATGAGGCAAGTTTTATGCGGGACGTGTGCCTGGGGCGACCATGAAGATTTCTATCCGAAGAAAGTGAAACCGAATGAACGGTTGGAATACTATGCGAAATATTTTCCACTCGTCGAAGTGGATTCCAGTTTTTATGCCATCCCCAACCCGAAGTATGTGGAACGCTGGGCTGCGACGACCGGGTCGGCTTTTACCTTCAACATGAAGGCGTATAAAGGCATGACGGGCCATGAGCGAACGCTCGACCCCAAGCAACGGCAGGAGCTGTTTCCGCTGTACCGCCATGCGATTCAACCGATGGTCGAGGCGGGGAAGCTCGGAGCACTCCTGTTTCAATTGCCGCCGTGGTATGTGCTGAATCGGGAAAATGTTGATTATCTGCGCAGGTGCCGAGACTTTTTTCACGACTTGACCGTGGCTGTTGAATTTCGGCATCGCTCTTGGTTCGACGGGGAGATGCGGGAAAAGACGCTACAGTTTTTGCGCAGGGAGGAGATTGTCAATACGATCGTCGATGAGCCGCAGGTAGGCGACGCCAGCATCCCCGCGGTGGTGGAAGTTACGGAGTCATCGCTTGCTCTTGTGCGCTTTCACGGACGCAACGAGGAAACGTGGTATATTAAGGATGCGAAACATGCAGGCGAGCGTTTTCGCTATCATTATCGCAAGGAAGAACTAGCGGAGTGGGTGCCGCAGGTTGCGGAGTTGAAAGGAAAGGCACAGCGCGTACATCTGTTGATGAACAACAACTTTTCTAACTATGCGGTGCAAAACGCGTTTGATATGATGGAACTGCTCGGACAGGAAGTCGAGCGAGCGCCGCTGAGTACCGACCAGCTCGATCTGTTCTCGTCGGCGGAGGATTTTAGTTAA
- a CDS encoding RrF2 family transcriptional regulator has protein sequence MKLSSRGHYGLMAMTYLAQKADEGPTPIKQIASAEQIPEQYLEQIFAELRKAGLVSSVRGARGGYRLARSPEEINVGQVVKVLEGEIAPVECLHSSEEDTELCCSKTDNCTTKVVWEKLRDTMVAVLDDITLHDIVTGSAKLYTQKQSAE, from the coding sequence TTGAAGCTTTCATCGCGCGGTCATTACGGCTTGATGGCCATGACCTATCTTGCGCAAAAAGCGGATGAAGGTCCTACTCCGATCAAGCAGATCGCTTCTGCGGAACAGATTCCGGAGCAATATTTGGAGCAGATCTTTGCGGAACTTCGGAAGGCGGGGCTTGTCTCCAGTGTACGCGGTGCTCGAGGAGGTTACCGACTGGCTCGATCTCCAGAGGAGATCAACGTCGGTCAGGTAGTCAAGGTGCTGGAAGGGGAAATCGCCCCTGTCGAGTGTCTGCATTCCTCTGAGGAGGACACGGAGCTATGTTGCTCCAAGACCGATAACTGCACGACCAAGGTCGTCTGGGAGAAGTTGCGAGATACGATGGTTGCCGTGCTAGACGACATCACGCTCCACGATATCGTCACGGGCAGTGCCAAACTCTATACGCAGAAGCAATCTGCGGAGTAA
- the nifS gene encoding cysteine desulfurase NifS codes for MRKVYLDHAATTPVRQEVLDAMMHVFKEVYGNPSSIHQFGRPARKLMEEAREKVAKAINADPKEIVFTGSGTEADNIAIVGGARANKKKGNHLITTVVEHHAVLDAFKALEKEGFEVTYLPVDAEGRISVEDFKNALRDDTVLVSIMHGNNEVGTIMPIEEIGATCRERKILFHTDAVQTVGKIPVDVKAINCDFLALSGHKIYGPKGIGVLYMRRGVRTQPLYFGGGQERKLRPGTENVANIVGLSVAIELAVAEMAEESARLSVLRDKLIDGILNNIEETRLNGPREGRLPHNVNVSIEYIEGEALLLSCDMKGFAASSGSACTSGSLDPSHVLMAMGLTHTTAHGSLRLSLGKSTSEEDIDYVIEQLKPIADRLRAMSPVWEKFQKGLPIT; via the coding sequence TTGCGTAAAGTCTATCTGGACCATGCGGCAACCACTCCGGTTCGCCAAGAAGTTCTCGATGCGATGATGCACGTATTTAAAGAGGTGTACGGCAATCCGTCGTCCATCCACCAATTTGGCCGTCCGGCTCGCAAGCTGATGGAAGAAGCGCGCGAGAAGGTGGCAAAGGCGATCAATGCCGACCCGAAAGAGATCGTCTTCACCGGTTCCGGCACAGAGGCTGACAACATTGCGATCGTTGGCGGCGCGCGTGCGAACAAGAAAAAAGGCAACCATCTGATCACGACTGTCGTTGAGCACCATGCTGTGCTCGATGCGTTCAAGGCGCTGGAAAAGGAAGGCTTTGAGGTGACCTATCTGCCGGTTGACGCAGAAGGCCGCATTTCGGTAGAAGACTTCAAAAACGCGCTGCGCGACGACACTGTGCTCGTTTCGATCATGCACGGCAACAACGAAGTCGGCACGATCATGCCGATCGAAGAAATCGGTGCGACCTGCCGTGAGCGCAAGATCCTGTTCCACACCGACGCTGTACAAACGGTCGGTAAGATCCCGGTTGACGTCAAAGCGATCAACTGCGATTTCTTGGCATTGTCCGGTCATAAGATCTACGGCCCGAAAGGTATCGGCGTCCTGTATATGCGTCGTGGCGTCCGTACCCAGCCGCTGTACTTTGGTGGCGGTCAAGAGCGCAAACTGCGCCCAGGCACAGAAAACGTGGCGAACATCGTAGGTCTGAGCGTCGCGATCGAACTGGCTGTGGCCGAGATGGCAGAAGAGTCTGCTCGTCTGTCTGTGCTGCGCGACAAGCTGATCGACGGCATTCTGAACAACATCGAAGAGACCCGCCTGAACGGTCCGCGTGAAGGTCGTCTGCCGCACAATGTAAACGTTTCGATCGAGTACATCGAAGGAGAAGCGCTGTTGCTCTCTTGCGACATGAAGGGCTTTGCAGCATCTTCCGGTTCTGCTTGCACCTCCGGCTCCCTCGATCCGTCCCACGTGCTGATGGCGATGGGCTTGACTCACACCACCGCACACGGTTCGCTGCGCCTGTCGCTGGGCAAATCGACCAGTGAGGAAGATATCGATTACGTCATTGAGCAATTGAAACCGATTGCTGACAGACTGCGCGCGATGTCGCCGGTTTGGGAGAAATTCCAAAAAGGCTTGCCGATCACGTAA
- the nifU gene encoding Fe-S cluster assembly scaffold protein NifU, giving the protein MYSDKVIDHFTNPRNVGEIEDASGVGEVGNMKCGDIMKMYLKIDDATNMIEDVTFKTFGCGAAIATSSMSTEMIKGKTISEALELTNRAIADALDGLPPVKMHCSVLAEEALKAALLDYQKKSGKNLGLNEDDFEDWDEA; this is encoded by the coding sequence ATGTACAGCGATAAAGTCATTGACCATTTCACCAACCCTCGTAACGTCGGTGAGATCGAAGATGCTTCTGGCGTTGGCGAAGTAGGTAACATGAAATGTGGGGACATCATGAAGATGTACCTGAAAATCGATGATGCAACCAACATGATCGAAGATGTAACGTTCAAGACCTTTGGCTGTGGTGCAGCGATTGCAACTTCGTCGATGTCCACCGAAATGATCAAAGGCAAGACGATCTCCGAAGCGCTCGAACTGACCAACCGTGCGATCGCAGACGCACTCGACGGCCTGCCGCCGGTGAAAATGCACTGCTCGGTTCTGGCAGAAGAAGCTTTGAAAGCGGCTCTGCTCGACTACCAAAAGAAATCTGGTAAAAACCTCGGCCTGAACGAAGACGATTTCGAAGACTGGGACGAAGCGTAA